The proteins below are encoded in one region of Brachyspira intermedia PWS/A:
- a CDS encoding FAD-dependent oxidoreductase, with product MKVIVIGCNHAGTWAVKTLKATDPNCQVVTYDRNDNISFLACGIALWVGGVVKDPKGLFYASPESLKSEGVEVHMGHDVTKIDWANKKLYVKELKTGKEFEDTYDKLILATGSWPVTPPIEGLKQEGTTYGLKKGIFFSKLYQQGQEIIEELKKPEVKKVMVVGAGYIGVELIEAFKNHGKEVILMEALPRVMGNYFDKEITDEAEKRIKEAGIEMHLGETVKKFEGDDRVKKVVTDKGSYEVDMVVMSVGFKPNSDLYKDYLETLPNGAIVVDTTMKTSKDPDVYAIGDCASVYSRASEKQEYIALATNAVRMGIVAANNALGKHVEYCGTQGSNAICVFGYNMASTGWSEETAKKKGLKAKSNFFKDSERPEFMPTHEEVLVKIVYEEDTGRLLGAQIASKNNHAEAIHAFSIAIQRGMTVQEFALSDFFFLPHYNKPLSWMTMVAYTAK from the coding sequence ATGAAAGTGATTGTAATAGGCTGTAACCATGCTGGTACATGGGCAGTAAAAACTTTGAAAGCTACAGATCCTAATTGTCAGGTAGTTACTTATGATAGAAACGATAATATATCTTTCCTAGCTTGCGGTATCGCACTTTGGGTTGGAGGAGTAGTTAAAGATCCTAAAGGTTTATTTTATGCTAGTCCTGAAAGCTTAAAAAGCGAAGGCGTAGAAGTTCATATGGGACATGATGTTACTAAAATAGACTGGGCTAACAAAAAATTATATGTAAAAGAACTAAAAACAGGAAAAGAGTTTGAAGACACTTATGACAAACTTATTCTTGCTACTGGTTCTTGGCCTGTAACTCCTCCTATAGAAGGATTAAAACAGGAAGGAACTACTTATGGCCTTAAAAAAGGTATTTTCTTCTCTAAACTTTATCAGCAAGGTCAAGAAATTATCGAAGAATTAAAAAAACCTGAAGTAAAAAAAGTTATGGTAGTTGGTGCTGGTTATATAGGTGTTGAACTTATAGAAGCATTCAAAAATCATGGTAAAGAAGTTATATTGATGGAAGCTTTGCCTAGAGTTATGGGTAATTACTTCGATAAAGAAATCACTGATGAAGCTGAAAAAAGAATCAAAGAAGCTGGTATAGAAATGCATTTAGGTGAAACTGTTAAGAAATTTGAAGGTGATGACAGAGTTAAAAAAGTTGTTACTGACAAAGGTTCTTATGAAGTAGATATGGTAGTTATGTCTGTTGGTTTCAAACCTAATAGCGACCTTTATAAAGACTATTTAGAAACTCTTCCTAATGGTGCTATTGTAGTAGATACTACTATGAAAACTAGCAAAGATCCTGATGTTTATGCTATAGGTGACTGTGCTAGCGTATATTCAAGAGCTTCTGAAAAGCAAGAATATATTGCTTTAGCTACTAATGCTGTAAGAATGGGTATTGTTGCTGCTAACAATGCTTTAGGCAAACATGTTGAATACTGCGGAACTCAAGGTTCTAATGCTATATGCGTATTTGGATATAATATGGCTTCTACTGGTTGGTCTGAAGAGACTGCTAAGAAAAAAGGATTAAAAGCAAAATCTAATTTCTTCAAAGATTCTGAAAGACCAGAATTTATGCCTACTCATGAAGAAGTATTAGTAAAAATAGTTTATGAAGAAGATACTGGACGTTTATTAGGTGCTCAAATTGCTTCTAAAAACAACCATGCTGAAGCTATACATGCATTCTCTATTGCTATACAAAGAGGTATGACTGTTCAGGAATTTGCTTTATCAGACTTCTTCTTCCTACCTCATTATAATAAACCATTATCTTGGATGACTATGGTTGCTTATACTGCTAAATAA
- a CDS encoding alkyl/aryl-sulfatase — MNKILTSILCIFLISCSSNNFNSKRKDATEHTKKENEKLKNYLPFNDNTDFENAKRGFIETSDDNISFPFISNQPAPDTVNPSLWRQAQLNNISGLFEVTEGIYQIRAFDIANITFIKGDTGWIVMDPLTVKESAEKALKLFRKNLGDDPITGIIFTHSHIDHFGGIKAVITDENKNIPIIAPKGFFEEAISENLLAGNVMGRRALYMYGNLLEEDEKGNVDIGFGKKVAGGEASIVKPTKIISKDYESYSIDGIEFEFLMAQNTEAPSEFIVYIPKYKAASGGDVMNHSLHNLSTLRGAKTRDAILWSDVISKSKEFLSGRTEVLFGSHTWPIWGDENIQVFLTKQSDIYKYIHDQTLRLANMGYTPLEIAEKIQIPDSLSKEFYNRNYYGTVNHNVKAVYDFYFGAWWDGNPANLYKLPPEESAKRYVEFMGGEKNIIKMAKKYYDKGEYRWVVEVLNHVVFANPNNIEARRLSADAMEQLGYQSESAVWRAYLLTGAYELRNGIDENRQIQKTDSKDIINSLPIYKVLDYLSVSLNPDKAKDISIYLNLSDENKYLIKIENSVLKYKNYNNEETDIQINADINNFKKALFTKNIDNLDINDKNKFNDFLSSFDMPEFWFGVVTP; from the coding sequence ATGAATAAAATATTAACTTCAATACTTTGTATTTTTTTAATATCCTGTTCTTCTAATAATTTCAATTCCAAAAGAAAAGATGCAACAGAACACACAAAAAAAGAAAATGAAAAATTAAAAAACTACTTGCCATTTAATGACAATACTGATTTTGAAAATGCTAAAAGAGGCTTTATAGAGACTTCAGATGATAATATATCCTTCCCCTTCATATCGAATCAGCCTGCCCCAGATACTGTTAATCCTTCCCTATGGAGGCAGGCTCAATTAAATAATATATCAGGATTATTTGAAGTAACAGAAGGCATATACCAGATAAGAGCTTTTGATATTGCCAACATCACTTTTATAAAAGGAGATACAGGCTGGATAGTAATGGATCCATTAACTGTAAAAGAATCTGCAGAAAAGGCATTAAAACTTTTCAGAAAGAATTTAGGTGATGATCCTATAACAGGCATAATATTTACTCATTCGCATATAGATCATTTCGGAGGAATAAAGGCTGTAATTACAGATGAAAATAAAAATATACCAATAATCGCACCTAAAGGATTCTTTGAAGAGGCAATATCTGAAAATCTTCTAGCTGGAAATGTGATGGGAAGAAGAGCATTATATATGTATGGAAATTTACTTGAAGAAGATGAAAAAGGAAATGTAGACATAGGATTCGGCAAAAAAGTCGCAGGAGGAGAAGCAAGCATAGTAAAGCCTACAAAAATTATTTCAAAAGATTATGAATCATATTCCATTGACGGAATTGAATTTGAATTTTTAATGGCACAAAATACTGAAGCACCTTCCGAATTCATTGTTTATATACCAAAATACAAAGCAGCTTCAGGAGGAGACGTGATGAACCATTCATTACATAATTTATCAACATTGAGAGGTGCTAAAACAAGAGATGCAATTTTATGGTCTGATGTTATATCAAAATCAAAGGAATTTTTATCAGGCAGAACTGAAGTATTATTCGGATCTCATACTTGGCCTATATGGGGAGATGAAAATATTCAAGTATTTTTAACAAAGCAGTCTGATATATACAAATATATTCATGATCAAACTTTAAGACTTGCTAATATGGGATATACTCCATTAGAGATAGCAGAAAAAATACAAATACCAGACAGTTTATCTAAAGAATTTTATAATAGAAATTATTATGGTACTGTCAATCATAATGTAAAAGCTGTTTATGATTTTTATTTCGGTGCTTGGTGGGATGGAAATCCTGCTAATTTATATAAACTTCCTCCTGAAGAGTCAGCAAAAAGATATGTTGAGTTTATGGGAGGAGAGAAGAATATCATCAAAATGGCTAAAAAATATTATGATAAAGGCGAATACAGATGGGTTGTTGAAGTACTAAATCATGTTGTTTTTGCCAATCCTAATAATATAGAAGCAAGAAGACTCAGTGCCGATGCTATGGAACAATTAGGATATCAAAGCGAATCTGCGGTTTGGAGAGCTTATTTGCTTACTGGTGCTTATGAACTTAGAAATGGTATAGATGAAAACAGACAAATTCAAAAAACAGATTCTAAAGATATTATAAATAGTCTGCCTATATATAAAGTTTTAGATTATTTATCTGTTTCATTAAATCCGGATAAGGCAAAAGATATAAGCATATATTTAAATCTATCAGATGAAAATAAATATTTAATAAAAATAGAAAATTCTGTATTGAAATATAAAAATTATAATAATGAAGAAACTGATATACAAATCAATGCAGACATAAATAATTTCAAAAAAGCATTATTTACAAAAAATATTGATAATTTAGATATAAATGATAAGAACAAATTTAATGATTTTCTATCATCATTTGATATGCCGGAATTTTGGTTTGGCGTGGTAACTCCATAA
- a CDS encoding TetR/AcrR family transcriptional regulator, with protein MKKIEKVTRKEQAEQTKKKIVETTMNLLKEHSLNELQIKDICTNADISIGNFYHYFTNKQEIIFYIFNTNAEVYKEKILSRDKTNSYKDILYAFKEFSKLVAELGGDLILEIFNYSIMNRNNALLSKDAFFYNHILSLVDSLKKSNLVIYDDSAESITKRFIVFFRGFFYEWALSNSNFNLVKETEKEMKLYLSLFIKIDD; from the coding sequence ATGAAAAAGATAGAAAAAGTAACAAGAAAAGAACAAGCAGAGCAAACAAAGAAAAAAATAGTAGAAACTACTATGAATTTATTGAAAGAACATTCATTAAATGAGCTTCAAATTAAAGATATTTGCACTAATGCTGATATATCTATAGGAAATTTTTATCATTATTTCACTAATAAGCAGGAAATAATATTTTATATTTTCAATACTAATGCTGAAGTATATAAAGAGAAAATATTATCAAGGGATAAGACTAATTCTTATAAAGATATATTATATGCTTTTAAAGAATTTTCTAAATTGGTTGCGGAATTAGGCGGGGATTTAATACTTGAAATATTTAATTATAGTATTATGAATAGGAATAATGCTTTATTATCAAAAGATGCTTTTTTTTATAATCATATTTTATCTTTGGTTGATTCATTAAAAAAATCAAATTTAGTTATATATGATGACAGTGCAGAGTCTATAACTAAAAGGTTTATAGTGTTTTTTAGGGGATTTTTTTATGAATGGGCTTTATCAAATAGTAATTTTAATCTTGTGAAAGAAACTGAAAAAGAAATGAAATTATATTTATCTTTATTTATAAAAATAGATGATTAA
- a CDS encoding dipeptidase, translating into MIFDAHSDIWTDVTVKISKGENNIIKKYHYDNLIKGKIGGSIFVIWTEPKNYNRALERVREIQDAIKKELEYIDDVILIAKSYDDIIKAQKENKLYIFIGFEGLISIDDNINLLDEYYEFGARHASLTWNEENKLATGARGDSNRGLTSLGKKAVKKMQEKGMIVDVSHLNDKSFFDIMDITSAPIIASHSNARALCNSMRNLTDEQLKAIRDVNGVIGYNSYKDFTDEDTDKQTLNRAVDHIKYIADKIGIDHIGLGFDYNEYFEDEEVPPAVKGLENASKSYDIIIKLKEAGFNDEEIEKIEYKNFHRIIKEIIK; encoded by the coding sequence ATGATTTTTGATGCTCACTCAGATATATGGACAGATGTAACTGTAAAAATTTCTAAAGGCGAAAATAATATCATAAAAAAATATCATTATGATAATTTAATAAAAGGAAAAATAGGAGGTTCAATATTTGTTATATGGACTGAGCCTAAAAATTACAATAGAGCATTAGAAAGAGTAAGAGAAATACAAGATGCAATAAAAAAAGAATTAGAATACATTGATGATGTAATATTAATAGCAAAAAGCTATGATGATATAATAAAAGCACAAAAAGAAAATAAATTATATATTTTTATAGGTTTTGAAGGGCTTATATCTATCGATGATAATATTAATTTATTAGATGAATATTATGAATTTGGAGCAAGGCATGCAAGCCTTACTTGGAATGAAGAAAATAAACTTGCAACAGGAGCAAGAGGAGATTCAAACAGAGGATTAACTTCATTAGGAAAAAAAGCGGTAAAAAAGATGCAGGAAAAAGGAATGATAGTTGATGTATCTCATCTTAATGATAAATCATTCTTTGATATTATGGATATTACCTCTGCCCCTATTATAGCTTCTCATTCTAATGCCAGAGCATTATGCAATAGTATGAGAAATCTTACAGATGAACAATTAAAAGCTATAAGAGATGTAAATGGGGTTATTGGATATAATTCATACAAAGATTTTACAGATGAAGACACAGATAAACAAACTTTAAACAGAGCCGTAGATCATATAAAATACATAGCCGATAAAATAGGTATAGATCATATAGGACTTGGATTTGATTATAATGAATATTTTGAAGATGAGGAAGTTCCTCCTGCTGTAAAAGGCTTAGAAAATGCCTCCAAATCTTATGATATTATAATAAAATTAAAAGAAGCCGGTTTCAATGATGAAGAAATAGAAAAGATTGAATATAAAAATTTCCATAGAATAATAAAAGAAATTATTAAATAA